In the Penaeus chinensis breed Huanghai No. 1 chromosome 31, ASM1920278v2, whole genome shotgun sequence genome, one interval contains:
- the LOC125041712 gene encoding immunoglobulin domain-containing protein oig-4-like → MNTFSLTLLCIFLCMLSLSYQSDGTGSSGKYTYSTAGLWGHKVLASPVWGHPPKIYRHRQPTHTEEGVLKKSRRLNHGAARVVQASHYELEYILGRKIIFICMARGNPRPRITWYKDGVELYAHNYFQVHEWEIGNNKLKSKMEIDPATPMDVGYYECQANNKHAVDHRGFRTQYTAGL, encoded by the exons ATGAACACCTTCTCGCTCACGCTGCTCTGCATATTCTTGTGCATGCTCAGCCTTTCGTACCAG AGCGACGGCACTGGGTCTTCAGGGAAGTACACGTACTCAACGGCGGGTCTCTGGGGCCACAAGGTGCTGGCGTCGCCCGTGTGGGGCCACCCGCCCAAGATCTACCGCCACCGCCAGCCCACGCACACCGAGGAAGGAGTCCTCAAGAAGAGCCGCAGGTTGAACCACGGG GCGGCGCGCGTGGTGCAGGCCTCCCACTACGAGCTGGAGTACATCCTCGGCCGCAAGATCATCTTCATCTGCATGGCCCGAGGCAACCCGCGCCCTCGCATCACCTGGTACAAGGACGGCGTCGAACTCTACGCCCACAACTACTTCCAG GTGCACGAGTGGGAGATTGGCAACAACAAGCTGAAGAGCAAGATGGAGATCGACCCCGCCACGCCCATGGACGTGGGCTACTATGAGTGCCAGGCCAACAACAAGCACGCCGTCGACCACCGTGGCTTCCGCACACAGTACACCGCCGGACTCTAA